Proteins encoded by one window of Blautia luti:
- the xdh gene encoding selenium-dependent xanthine dehydrogenase, which produces MAVFTVNGQKVESVRNQKLLRFLRDELHLTSVKDGCSEGACGACTVIIDGKTCKACVPDTDLLDGRTVITVEGLTEWEREVYTYAYGKAGAVQCGFCIPGMVMCTKALLDVNKEPTDDEIKYALRNNYCRCTGYIKIMDAVRLAAKVLKEGVIPDDLDPNWNLGHRVSRVDVEEKVLGTGKYPDDFYFDGMLYGAALRSKYPRARVLEIDTTAAKALPGVEAVLTAEDIPGENKIGHLKHDQYTLIPMGGLTHYLGDAIAVVAAKDRETAERAKKLIKVKYEVLPHIHTIEEAAAEGAPKVFDEEENNICAHKHISRGNADEAIRNSKYVISHHFETPWTEHAFLEPESAVALYDEDGDIFVYSADQSAHQTLHECSLLLGTDKVKVQNALVGGGFGGKEDMTVQHLAALLTYATKKPVKMKLTRAESLLVHPKRHPFYMNMTMGCDENGNIMGVKAKVASDTGAFASLGGPVLERACTHAAGPYHYENFEIEGTAYYTNNPPAGAFRGFGVTQTCFATETLLNMMADKVGITPWEIRYRNAIRPGETLPNGQIVDNSTGLVETLEAVKEKYDAALETGKPVGIGCAMKNAGVGVGIPDTGRVKLVFEEDRKLHIYSGASCIGQGLGTVLTQMVVTNTDLKHEDIVYERSNTWFAPDSGTTSGSRQTLVTGEACRRACDKIMEDRKAGKTIDDVIGKVYYAEYLAKTDPLGANVPNPVSHVAYGYATQVCILDKKTGKIEEIVAAHDVGKAVNPLSCEGQIEGGVVMSMGYALREHYPIDENCKPIEKYGSLGLFRSHEVPKIDAIVIDKPGLNVACGAIGIGEITSIPTAPAIADAYFRWDGERQYRLPLTGTPYERKC; this is translated from the coding sequence ATGGCAGTATTTACAGTCAATGGACAAAAGGTCGAATCGGTCAGAAATCAAAAACTACTGCGCTTTCTGAGGGATGAACTTCATCTGACTTCAGTAAAAGATGGCTGCAGTGAAGGAGCCTGCGGAGCCTGTACGGTTATTATTGATGGAAAAACCTGCAAGGCATGTGTACCGGATACGGATCTGCTGGATGGAAGAACAGTGATCACTGTAGAAGGTCTGACAGAGTGGGAACGTGAAGTTTATACATATGCGTACGGAAAAGCAGGAGCAGTTCAGTGTGGATTCTGTATTCCGGGAATGGTAATGTGTACCAAAGCTCTTCTAGATGTGAATAAAGAGCCGACAGATGATGAAATTAAATATGCGCTGCGCAATAACTATTGCCGTTGCACTGGATATATAAAGATCATGGATGCAGTAAGACTGGCAGCGAAAGTATTAAAAGAGGGTGTGATCCCGGATGATCTCGACCCGAACTGGAACCTGGGACACAGAGTATCCAGAGTGGATGTAGAAGAAAAAGTACTTGGAACCGGTAAATATCCGGATGATTTTTACTTTGATGGAATGTTGTATGGGGCAGCACTCAGAAGTAAATATCCGCGTGCACGTGTGCTGGAGATTGATACAACAGCAGCGAAGGCACTTCCAGGAGTGGAAGCGGTATTAACAGCAGAGGATATTCCGGGGGAGAATAAGATCGGACATCTGAAACATGATCAGTATACCCTGATCCCAATGGGAGGATTAACCCATTATCTTGGAGATGCCATTGCTGTTGTTGCTGCAAAGGACAGAGAAACGGCTGAGAGAGCCAAGAAGCTGATCAAAGTGAAATATGAGGTTCTGCCTCATATTCATACGATTGAGGAAGCGGCAGCAGAGGGGGCTCCGAAAGTATTCGATGAAGAAGAAAATAATATTTGCGCGCATAAACATATCAGCAGAGGAAATGCAGATGAGGCGATCCGTAATTCAAAATATGTGATCAGTCATCATTTCGAAACTCCGTGGACAGAGCATGCATTCCTTGAACCTGAGAGTGCAGTGGCTTTATATGATGAGGACGGAGATATTTTCGTATATTCCGCAGACCAGTCTGCACATCAGACATTACATGAATGTTCTCTGTTACTTGGAACAGATAAGGTAAAAGTACAGAATGCACTTGTAGGCGGTGGATTTGGCGGAAAAGAAGATATGACCGTACAGCATCTGGCTGCACTGCTCACTTATGCGACGAAGAAACCAGTTAAGATGAAACTTACCAGAGCAGAGTCTCTGCTGGTTCATCCAAAGCGTCATCCATTCTATATGAATATGACTATGGGCTGCGATGAGAACGGCAATATTATGGGAGTTAAGGCGAAAGTAGCATCCGATACAGGGGCATTTGCTTCTCTTGGCGGTCCGGTACTGGAACGTGCCTGTACACATGCGGCAGGTCCGTATCATTATGAGAACTTCGAAATCGAAGGAACTGCTTATTACACCAATAATCCACCTGCAGGAGCATTTCGCGGTTTTGGTGTAACACAGACCTGTTTTGCTACAGAAACTTTGTTGAATATGATGGCAGATAAAGTAGGCATCACACCGTGGGAAATCCGTTACCGCAATGCGATCCGTCCGGGTGAAACACTTCCGAATGGTCAGATCGTAGATAATTCCACAGGTCTGGTAGAAACACTGGAGGCAGTAAAAGAAAAATATGATGCTGCCCTGGAAACCGGCAAACCTGTAGGAATCGGCTGTGCCATGAAGAATGCCGGAGTTGGTGTCGGTATCCCGGATACAGGACGTGTGAAACTTGTATTTGAAGAGGACAGAAAGCTTCATATTTATTCCGGTGCATCCTGTATCGGTCAGGGGCTTGGCACAGTTCTGACGCAGATGGTAGTTACCAATACAGACCTGAAGCATGAAGATATTGTTTATGAGAGAAGTAACACCTGGTTCGCGCCAGACTCAGGAACTACTTCCGGTTCCAGACAGACTCTGGTCACAGGAGAAGCATGTCGCCGTGCCTGCGATAAGATTATGGAGGACCGCAAGGCAGGTAAGACCATCGATGATGTGATCGGTAAGGTTTATTATGCTGAATATCTGGCTAAGACAGATCCGCTTGGTGCAAATGTGCCGAATCCAGTTTCTCACGTAGCTTATGGCTATGCGACACAGGTCTGTATTCTGGATAAGAAAACAGGTAAGATCGAGGAAATAGTTGCTGCACATGATGTTGGCAAGGCAGTCAATCCACTCTCCTGTGAAGGGCAGATTGAAGGCGGCGTAGTGATGTCCATGGGATATGCCCTGAGAGAGCATTATCCGATCGATGAGAACTGCAAGCCAATTGAGAAATATGGTTCCCTTGGATTGTTCCGTTCTCATGAGGTTCCAAAGATCGATGCCATCGTGATCGACAAACCGGGATTAAATGTAGCCTGCGGAGCCATCGGAATCGGTGAGATCACTTCCATTCCCACAGCACCGGCAATCGCAGATGCATATTTCAGATGGGATGGAGAGAGACAATACCGTCTGCCTCTGACTGGAACACCATATGAAAGGAAGTGCTGA
- the ygfK gene encoding putative selenate reductase subunit YgfK, translated as MSEVMTCMPFEQLMNWVLEEKETKGTVFGQHRAYVAEADKKLNIFERNLETPIGPAAGPHTQLTQNIVASYYAGARFFELKTVQKMDGAELAACINRPCILAEDEAYNCEWSTELYIPQAMGEYIKAWFILHVIAKEFGLGAQDGFQFNISVGYDLEGIKTPKIDSFINNMMEAKDTEIFKECKQWLLDNIDRFEKVTKKDIEAIPSNICNSATISTLHGCPPNEIESIANHLFKEKHLNTFIKCNPTLLGYEFARKTMDDMGYDYMVFGDFHFKDDLQYEDAIPMFKRLQALADELNLAFGVKITNTFPVDVTRNELPSEEMYMSGKSLFPLSISLAAKLSREFEGKLRIAYSGGADYYNIDRIVGCGVWPVTVATTLLKPGGYQRFTQMAEKVMVDGAREWTGIDVAALEQLAEDAKKDVHHVKSIKPLPKRKTDSEVPLLDCFFAPCEEGCPIHQDITTYVKLAGEGDYVQALRVILEKNALPFITGTLCAHNCMYKCTRNFYEEPVNIRNTKLIAAQNGYDTVINEIKAGTADGKKVAVVGAGPAGIASAYFLARAGAFVTVFEKEEKVGGVIRYVIPGFRVSNEAIDKDVSFIEKMGVEIKTGTEITSVQELKAQGYDAVILAVGANKPGTLKLEKGETVNALKFLRDFKATDGKVALGKNVVVIGGGNTAMDTARAAKRTEGVEHVYLVYRRTKRYMPAAEDELLEVLEEGVEFKELLSPVSLENGKLLCKKMELGNMDASGRASVTETGETEEVPADTVIVAVGEKVPTEFFEANGIAVNERGKARINDKTMETSAEGVYVAGDGAKGAATIVEAIRDAQVAVKAILGHDIVKGQPVPGTEEDCYAKKAILKESKDAANESERCLTCNKVCENCVDVCPNRANISIKVPGMAMNQVIHVDYMCNECGNCKSFCPYASAPYKDKFTLFASEADMADSTNDGFAVINPETKECKVRLLGQISDCKADDVNDKLYEGLRRLICAVIDDYSYLIMK; from the coding sequence ATGAGTGAAGTCATGACCTGTATGCCCTTTGAACAGTTAATGAACTGGGTATTAGAAGAAAAGGAAACAAAAGGAACTGTATTCGGACAGCACAGAGCTTATGTGGCAGAAGCTGACAAGAAGCTGAATATTTTTGAGAGAAATCTGGAAACACCGATCGGACCTGCAGCAGGTCCACATACACAGTTGACACAGAATATCGTAGCTTCCTACTATGCAGGCGCACGTTTCTTTGAACTGAAGACAGTTCAGAAGATGGACGGTGCTGAACTTGCAGCCTGTATTAACAGACCGTGTATCCTTGCAGAGGACGAGGCATACAACTGTGAATGGTCTACAGAACTTTATATTCCTCAGGCAATGGGAGAGTATATCAAAGCATGGTTTATTCTCCATGTGATCGCCAAAGAATTCGGCCTTGGTGCACAGGACGGATTCCAGTTTAATATTTCCGTAGGGTATGATCTTGAGGGAATCAAAACTCCGAAGATCGACAGCTTTATCAATAACATGATGGAAGCAAAAGATACAGAAATCTTCAAAGAATGTAAACAGTGGTTATTAGACAATATCGACAGATTTGAGAAAGTTACAAAAAAAGACATTGAAGCAATTCCTTCTAATATCTGCAATTCTGCAACGATCTCCACTCTTCATGGATGTCCTCCAAACGAGATCGAGAGCATTGCAAATCATCTGTTCAAAGAGAAACACCTGAACACATTTATCAAATGTAATCCAACCCTTCTTGGATATGAATTCGCCAGAAAGACCATGGATGACATGGGATATGATTATATGGTATTTGGTGATTTCCATTTTAAAGATGATTTACAGTACGAGGATGCAATTCCGATGTTTAAGAGACTGCAGGCACTTGCAGATGAGCTGAACCTTGCATTTGGTGTGAAGATCACCAATACATTCCCTGTAGATGTTACAAGAAATGAGCTTCCAAGCGAAGAAATGTATATGTCCGGAAAATCTCTTTTCCCATTATCCATTTCTCTTGCAGCAAAACTTTCCAGAGAATTTGAAGGAAAACTCCGTATCGCTTATTCAGGTGGTGCTGACTACTATAATATTGATCGTATCGTTGGATGTGGTGTATGGCCTGTAACAGTGGCAACTACACTTTTGAAACCGGGTGGATATCAGAGATTCACTCAGATGGCAGAGAAAGTAATGGTTGACGGTGCCAGAGAGTGGACAGGTATTGATGTAGCTGCGCTTGAACAGTTAGCTGAGGATGCAAAGAAAGACGTTCATCATGTAAAGAGCATTAAACCACTTCCTAAGAGAAAAACAGATTCAGAAGTTCCGCTTCTTGACTGCTTCTTTGCTCCATGTGAAGAGGGATGTCCAATCCACCAGGATATCACAACTTATGTGAAACTGGCAGGAGAGGGAGATTATGTACAGGCATTAAGAGTCATTCTTGAGAAGAATGCGCTTCCATTTATCACTGGTACTCTTTGTGCACATAATTGTATGTATAAATGTACACGAAACTTCTATGAAGAGCCTGTAAATATCCGCAACACTAAGCTTATCGCAGCTCAGAACGGATATGATACCGTAATCAACGAGATCAAAGCAGGCACAGCAGACGGCAAGAAAGTAGCTGTTGTAGGTGCAGGGCCTGCAGGTATTGCTTCTGCATACTTCCTTGCAAGAGCAGGCGCTTTTGTAACTGTATTTGAGAAAGAAGAGAAAGTAGGAGGCGTGATCCGCTATGTGATCCCTGGATTCCGTGTCTCCAATGAAGCAATCGACAAAGATGTTTCCTTCATCGAGAAGATGGGCGTAGAGATCAAGACAGGTACAGAAATCACATCTGTTCAGGAATTAAAGGCACAGGGTTACGATGCAGTGATCTTAGCAGTAGGTGCAAACAAACCGGGTACTCTGAAACTTGAAAAAGGTGAGACAGTCAATGCGCTGAAATTCTTAAGAGATTTCAAGGCAACAGATGGTAAAGTTGCACTTGGCAAGAATGTAGTTGTGATCGGTGGCGGTAATACTGCTATGGATACAGCAAGAGCTGCAAAACGTACAGAAGGTGTAGAACACGTTTATCTGGTATACAGAAGAACAAAACGCTACATGCCTGCAGCAGAAGATGAGTTACTGGAAGTTCTGGAAGAGGGTGTAGAGTTCAAAGAACTCCTTTCCCCTGTATCTCTAGAAAATGGCAAACTCCTCTGCAAGAAGATGGAACTTGGCAATATGGATGCTTCCGGACGTGCAAGCGTAACAGAAACAGGCGAAACAGAAGAAGTTCCGGCTGACACCGTGATCGTTGCAGTTGGTGAGAAGGTTCCGACTGAATTCTTCGAGGCAAACGGTATTGCAGTCAATGAGCGCGGAAAAGCCCGCATCAATGACAAGACAATGGAAACAAGTGCAGAAGGCGTTTATGTAGCCGGTGATGGCGCTAAGGGTGCTGCTACGATTGTAGAAGCAATCCGTGATGCTCAAGTTGCAGTGAAAGCAATTCTTGGACATGACATTGTAAAAGGACAGCCTGTACCTGGAACAGAAGAAGACTGCTATGCTAAGAAAGCAATCCTCAAAGAGAGCAAGGACGCTGCAAACGAAAGCGAACGCTGCCTGACATGTAATAAAGTATGTGAGAACTGTGTAGATGTATGTCCAAACAGAGCAAACATCTCCATTAAAGTTCCTGGAATGGCAATGAATCAGGTGATCCATGTAGATTATATGTGCAACGAATGCGGTAACTGCAAGAGCTTCTGCCCGTATGCAAGTGCACCGTACAAAGATAAATTTACATTATTTGCTTCTGAAGCAGATATGGCAGACAGCACAAACGATGGATTTGCAGTGATCAATCCAGAGACAAAAGAGTGCAAAGTTCGTCTTCTTGGTCAGATTTCTGACTGTAAGGCAGACGATGTCAATGATAAGCTGTATGAGGGACTTCGCAGACTGATCTGTGCAGTGATCGATGATTACAGCTATCTGATCATGAAATAA
- the ssnA gene encoding putative aminohydrolase SsnA, whose protein sequence is MLVIGNGRMITRDASNPFVENGAVAMDGNTIVMVGVTEEVKKAYPDAEFIDAKGEVIMPAFINAHEHIYSSFARGLSINGYNPKGFLDILDGLWWTVDRHLTLEQTKLSAYATYIDSIKNGVTTVFDHHASFGHITGSLNAIEEAAKDLGVRTCLCYEISDRDGMEKSREAVMENVNFIKHALADDSDMIAGMMGMHASFTISDETMALCNEVKPEGVGYHIHVAEGIYDLHQCLKEHGKRIVDRLHDWNILGPKTLLGHCIYVNEHEMDLIKDTDTMVVHNPESNMGNACGCPPTMRMVQKGIVTGLGTDGYTHDMMESWKVANVLHKHSLCDPNAAWGEVPQMLFEGNAKIANRYFKKQLGVLKDGAAADVIVIDYDPLTPMNENNINGHLMFGVNGSMVQTTVCNGKVLMKDREVLVCDEAKVMADCRQAAKELADDING, encoded by the coding sequence ATGCTGGTAATTGGTAATGGAAGAATGATCACACGGGACGCATCCAACCCATTCGTGGAGAATGGTGCTGTAGCAATGGATGGTAACACCATAGTAATGGTGGGGGTAACTGAAGAAGTAAAGAAAGCTTATCCAGATGCTGAGTTTATTGATGCAAAGGGTGAGGTTATCATGCCGGCATTTATTAATGCCCATGAGCATATCTACAGCTCCTTCGCAAGAGGATTAAGCATTAACGGATATAATCCAAAGGGATTTCTGGATATCCTTGACGGATTATGGTGGACAGTTGACCGTCATCTGACCTTAGAGCAGACAAAGCTTTCTGCATATGCTACATACATTGATTCTATTAAGAATGGTGTAACTACAGTATTTGACCATCATGCAAGTTTTGGACATATTACAGGTTCCCTCAATGCCATCGAAGAAGCAGCGAAGGATCTGGGAGTACGTACCTGTCTCTGCTATGAGATTTCCGACCGTGACGGAATGGAGAAATCAAGAGAAGCTGTAATGGAGAACGTGAACTTCATCAAACATGCGCTTGCTGATGACAGCGATATGATCGCAGGAATGATGGGTATGCATGCATCCTTTACTATTTCAGATGAGACAATGGCTCTCTGCAATGAAGTGAAGCCGGAAGGCGTTGGATACCATATTCATGTAGCAGAAGGTATCTATGATCTTCATCAGTGCCTGAAAGAGCATGGCAAACGTATTGTTGACCGTCTTCATGACTGGAATATTCTTGGACCGAAGACTTTACTCGGTCATTGCATCTATGTAAACGAACACGAGATGGATCTGATCAAAGATACAGATACCATGGTCGTACATAATCCGGAATCTAACATGGGTAATGCATGCGGATGTCCTCCAACCATGAGAATGGTGCAGAAAGGAATCGTTACAGGTCTTGGTACAGACGGATATACGCATGATATGATGGAATCCTGGAAAGTTGCAAACGTTCTTCATAAACACAGTCTCTGCGATCCGAATGCAGCATGGGGTGAGGTTCCGCAGATGCTCTTCGAAGGAAACGCAAAGATTGCAAACAGATACTTCAAGAAACAGCTTGGTGTCCTGAAAGATGGCGCTGCAGCAGATGTGATCGTGATCGACTATGATCCGTTGACACCGATGAACGAGAACAATATCAACGGACATCTGATGTTCGGTGTAAACGGAAGTATGGTCCAGACTACTGTATGTAACGGTAAAGTCCTGATGAAAGACCGTGAAGTTCTTGTATGTGATGAAGCAAAAGTTATGGCAGACTGCCGTCAGGCTGCAAAAGAGCTTGCAGACGATATCAATGGTTGA
- a CDS encoding DUF975 family protein: protein MWIRSDLKMKAKQAFKKNYWVAVVVSLILAVILASGGSSGNNDKDNLSISRYTQSVGEDGNVAVTGVTYALNVFEPLRVLTAPLRAMMGLVTVSMKVLLVVLLIILKILIFNGLEVGGRGFYIENTYSNPGIGRIFGAFRSGSVGNVVKVTFFRDLYLILWSLMLIVPGIVKSYEYRMIPYLLAEYPDMPQEEAFRRSREMMYGNKWKAFVLDLSFIPWLFLSEVTFGLVGIFYVRPYMDATNAELYETLSQMNVN from the coding sequence ATGTGGATACGAAGTGATCTGAAAATGAAAGCCAAACAGGCGTTTAAGAAAAATTACTGGGTAGCGGTGGTTGTCAGTCTGATCCTTGCTGTTATCCTGGCGTCAGGAGGATCATCAGGAAACAATGATAAAGATAATCTGAGCATTTCCCGGTATACACAAAGTGTGGGGGAAGACGGAAATGTTGCCGTTACAGGAGTAACCTATGCGCTGAATGTGTTTGAACCACTGCGTGTGCTCACTGCACCGCTGCGTGCAATGATGGGACTTGTTACTGTCAGCATGAAGGTGCTTCTGGTTGTTCTTCTGATCATTCTGAAAATTCTTATTTTTAATGGACTGGAAGTTGGGGGAAGAGGATTTTATATAGAAAATACCTATTCCAATCCGGGAATTGGAAGAATTTTCGGAGCCTTTCGTTCAGGCTCTGTGGGGAATGTGGTGAAAGTTACATTTTTCAGAGATCTGTATCTGATTTTATGGTCTCTGATGCTGATCGTACCGGGAATTGTGAAATCTTACGAATACCGTATGATCCCCTATCTTCTGGCAGAATATCCGGATATGCCTCAGGAAGAAGCTTTCCGCAGAAGCAGGGAGATGATGTATGGAAACAAATGGAAGGCATTTGTACTGGATCTTTCTTTTATTCCATGGCTGTTTCTTTCTGAAGTTACTTTTGGACTTGTGGGAATCTTCTATGTAAGACCTTATATGGATGCAACAAATGCGGAACTTTACGAAACGTTAAGCCAGATGAATGTGAATTAA
- a CDS encoding histidine phosphatase family protein: MIKIWLIRHGKTEGNKYGRYIGVTDEPLCPDGQEFLSKLDYPEPDRVYISPMKRCIQTAQILFPQKSLQIIEELAECDFGEFENKNYKELDGNANYQAWIDSNGTLPFPGGESREEFKRRNLSGFERAIAGCIRGGISQAAFVIHGGTIMNLMEEYADIQKPFYEWHVKNGGGYETVLEEDMWKRGRKELSVKTAIMED; the protein is encoded by the coding sequence ATGATTAAAATATGGCTGATCCGCCATGGAAAAACAGAAGGAAACAAATATGGAAGATACATAGGCGTGACTGACGAGCCTTTATGTCCGGATGGACAGGAATTTCTGAGTAAGCTGGATTATCCGGAACCGGACAGAGTTTATATCAGTCCCATGAAGCGGTGTATACAGACGGCACAGATTCTTTTTCCCCAAAAAAGCTTGCAGATCATAGAAGAACTGGCAGAGTGTGATTTCGGTGAGTTCGAAAACAAAAATTATAAAGAACTGGATGGAAATGCAAACTATCAGGCATGGATAGACAGTAATGGAACCTTGCCTTTTCCAGGTGGAGAGAGCAGGGAAGAATTTAAACGGAGAAATCTGAGCGGCTTTGAACGGGCAATAGCTGGCTGTATCCGGGGCGGGATTTCCCAGGCAGCTTTTGTGATCCATGGAGGAACGATCATGAATCTCATGGAAGAATATGCAGATATACAGAAACCTTTTTATGAATGGCATGTAAAAAACGGCGGCGGCTACGAGACGGTACTGGAGGAAGACATGTGGAAAAGAGGCAGGAAAGAGTTATCTGTGAAGACAGCGATTATGGAGGATTGA
- a CDS encoding bifunctional adenosylcobinamide kinase/adenosylcobinamide-phosphate guanylyltransferase — protein MEMIIGGAYQGKTDHAKKEYPQLVWGNGALVSEKELMNLQGILDFQEYIRKELKEGRDVTELAQKLIDGNPDIIIVSQEVGYGVVPVDAFDRKYREAVGRVCTKLAAYSRKVTRVVCGIGTVIKDD, from the coding sequence ATGGAAATGATAATCGGTGGTGCATATCAGGGAAAAACCGATCATGCAAAAAAAGAATATCCACAGCTGGTCTGGGGAAACGGAGCCCTGGTATCAGAAAAAGAGCTGATGAACCTTCAGGGGATCCTGGATTTCCAGGAATATATCCGGAAAGAATTAAAAGAAGGCAGAGATGTAACGGAACTTGCCCAAAAGCTCATCGACGGTAATCCGGACATTATCATAGTTTCCCAGGAGGTGGGATATGGAGTAGTGCCTGTGGATGCTTTTGACAGGAAATACAGAGAGGCTGTGGGACGGGTGTGTACGAAACTGGCAGCTTACAGCCGGAAGGTAACGCGGGTGGTCTGCGGGATTGGAACGGTGATCAAAGATGATTAA
- a CDS encoding adenosylcobinamide-GDP ribazoletransferase produces MKSLWNNFKVAFAMFSKIPMPRADWTKENMKYMFCFFPFIGTVIGVLTVAVAYAGRRFGYQPGFVTALLVLVPVFVTGGIHVDGLLDTSDALSSWQERSRRLEILKDSHAGAFAVITAAVYFVTWYGAYDQLYTSENMEAIAIMSLGFMVSRCLSGIGVIVFPKAKSDGTVAEFSRNSSDVISRNVLIVYLILLAAVMIWIEPVWGIAAFAGALVIFGYYHHTAMKYFGGTTGDLSGFFLCICEAGMAVILAVVSNLFIR; encoded by the coding sequence ATGAAATCTTTATGGAATAATTTTAAGGTGGCATTTGCCATGTTTTCGAAAATTCCCATGCCCCGTGCAGACTGGACCAAGGAAAACATGAAATATATGTTCTGTTTTTTCCCGTTTATCGGTACTGTAATAGGCGTGCTGACAGTGGCAGTGGCATATGCGGGGCGCAGATTCGGCTATCAGCCGGGATTTGTGACAGCACTGCTGGTTCTTGTGCCTGTCTTTGTGACAGGCGGGATCCATGTGGACGGGCTGTTGGATACCTCGGATGCCCTCAGTTCCTGGCAGGAGAGGTCGAGAAGACTAGAGATTCTGAAAGATTCCCATGCAGGAGCATTTGCAGTGATCACTGCAGCCGTGTATTTTGTAACATGGTACGGGGCATATGATCAGCTGTATACTTCTGAGAATATGGAAGCGATCGCGATCATGAGCTTGGGATTTATGGTTTCCAGATGCCTGTCGGGAATCGGTGTGATCGTTTTTCCAAAGGCAAAATCTGACGGTACAGTGGCAGAGTTTTCCAGAAATTCTTCAGATGTGATCTCCAGAAATGTTCTGATCGTATATCTCATCCTGCTGGCAGCTGTCATGATATGGATCGAACCTGTATGGGGAATTGCGGCTTTTGCAGGTGCGCTGGTGATCTTTGGGTATTATCATCATACTGCCATGAAATATTTCGGCGGAACGACAGGTGATCTTTCGGGATTTTTTCTGTGTATCTGCGAAGCTGGGATGGCAGTGATCCTTGCAGTGGTATCTAACTTATTTATAAGATAA
- a CDS encoding bifunctional adenosylcobinamide kinase/adenosylcobinamide-phosphate guanylyltransferase, with translation MLTLVTGGSGSGKSAFAEDRVLSFGEGKRIYIATMHPFDEESHKRIERHRKMRAGKGFETVECYTGLKNAVLPGESGKCVVLLECMSNLVANEMFEEQGAHEQTVQEIMAGVKNLLRQADHVVIVTNEIFSDAAFFEGDMDTYLKDLGKINQETAQMADEVVEVVYGIPVYHKCMKKEEHK, from the coding sequence ATGCTGACACTTGTAACAGGAGGAAGCGGAAGCGGGAAGTCTGCATTTGCGGAAGACCGGGTGCTTTCTTTTGGCGAAGGGAAGAGAATCTATATAGCGACGATGCATCCTTTTGATGAAGAAAGTCATAAAAGAATCGAACGGCACAGGAAAATGCGCGCAGGAAAGGGATTTGAGACTGTAGAATGCTATACAGGGCTTAAAAATGCTGTTTTGCCGGGAGAATCCGGGAAATGCGTAGTACTGCTGGAATGTATGTCGAATCTTGTGGCAAATGAAATGTTTGAAGAGCAGGGGGCTCATGAGCAGACTGTACAGGAGATTATGGCAGGGGTTAAAAATCTGCTTCGCCAGGCAGACCATGTGGTGATCGTGACCAATGAGATTTTTTCGGATGCTGCATTTTTTGAGGGAGACATGGATACTTATCTGAAGGATCTGGGAAAGATCAATCAGGAGACAGCACAGATGGCAGATGAAGTGGTGGAAGTGGTTTATGGGATTCCTGTATATCATAAATGTATGAAAAAGGAGGAGCATAAATGA